A stretch of Ipomoea triloba cultivar NCNSP0323 chromosome 13, ASM357664v1 DNA encodes these proteins:
- the LOC116001894 gene encoding alpha-xylosidase 1, translating to MDLLSPTLSVLLVLILCLCGADFVYTASNKIGKGYRLVSLGESPDGGLVGELIVNKKNNIYGPDIPHLQLYVKHESNNCLRVHITDAEKQRWEVPYNLLPREKPPSLKQAIGINSRKNPFPLGSSEYSGNELIFSYISDPFSFAVRRKSNGETLFNSSSDGSDPYSSLVFKDQYLEISTKLPKDASLYGLGESTKPHGIKLYPNDPYTLYTTDISALNLNMDLYGSHPMYMDLRNVNGEAFAHAVLLLNSNGMDVFYTGTSLTYKVIGGVLDFYFFSGPSPLDVVDQYTAFVGRPAAMPYWSFGFHQCRWGYHNLSVLEDVVDNYQKAKIPLDVIWTDDDHMDGKKIFTLNPVNYPRPQTLAFLDKIHAQGMKYVVIVDPGIGVNKSYGVYQRGIANDVFIKYKGKPFVAQVWPGAVNFPDFLNPKTVQWWVDEIHRFHELLPVDGLWLDMNEVSNFCNGLCTLPEGRICPNGTGPGWICCLDCKNVTQTKWDDPPYKINASGIEAPIGYKTIATSAEHINGILEYDAHSIYGFTETVATHKGLQALEGKRPFILSRSTYVGSGHYAAHWTGDNKATWEDLKYSISTMLDFGLFGVPMVGSDICGFYPAPTEELCNRWIELGAFYPFSRDHANYYSPRQELYQWASVAESGRNALGMRYKLLPYIYTLNYEAHTTGAPIARPLFFSFPTITELYGLSTQFLLGSSVMISPVLEAGKTEVTAIFPPGTWYNLFDMTQAIVAKEPKSLTLDAPLHVINVHLYQNTIIPMQRGGVRTKEARATPFNLIVAFPLGASSAQAKGILFLDEDELPEMKLGNGYSTFVNFYATAGNGTTKVWSDVQESKYALSKGWIIEKVTVLGLNAIGGQFKIEVDGTPVADTSKVKFSTTGHTYPQAQESEGGKNMLLEINGLELAVGKNFAMSWHMGITA from the exons ATGGACTTACTTTCTCCCACCCTTTCTGTGCTTCTAGTTTTGATTCTTTGTTTATGTGGTGCTGATTTTGTATACACAGCATCAAACAAGATTGGGAAAGGCTACCGTTTGGTCTCCCTTGGAGAGTCCCCTGATGGTGGCCTTGTGGGCGAACTCATTgtcaacaagaaaaacaatatctATGGTCCTGATATTCCTCATTTGCAGCTTTATGTTAA ACATGAATCAAATAATTGCTTGAGGGTTCACATTACAGATGCAGAGAAGCAGAGATGGGAAGTCCCATATAACCTTTTACCCAGAGAAAAGCCTCCATCTTTGAAACAAGCCATTGGTATTAATTCAAGAAAGAACCCTTTTCCACTTGGGAGCTCAGAGTATTCTGGGAATGAGCTCATCTTTAGCTACATCTCTGACCCTTTTAGCTTTGCTGTGAGAAGAAAATCAAATGGGGAGACCCTTTTCAATTCCAGCTCTGATGGATCCGACCCGTATAGCAGTTTGGTTTTCAAGGACCAGTACCTTGAAATATCCACCAAATTGCCCAAAGATGCTTCACTCTATGGGCTTGGGGAGAGCACAAAGCCTCATGGGATAAAGCTGTACCCTAATGACCCTTACACCCTCTACACCACTGATATATCAGCCCTTAATCTGAATATGGACTTGTATGGGTCCCACCCTATGTACATGGACTTGAGGAATGTGAATGGGGAGGCATTTGCCCATGCAGTCCTCTTGCTCAACAGCAATGGGATGGATGTGTTCTACACTGGGACTTCTTTGACATACAAAGTGATTGGGGGTGTTTTGGACTTTTACTTCTTCTCCGGTCCCTCTCCTCTTGATGTTGTTGATCAGTACACCGCCTTTGTAGGCAGGCCAGCTGCAATGCCCTATTGGTCTTTTG GGTTCCATCAATGTAGATGGGGTTACCACAATTTGTCTGTTCTTGAGGATGTTGTTGATAACTATCAGAAGGCCAAAATCCCTCTTGATGTGATTTGGACCGATGATGATCACATGGATGGAAAGAAGATCTTTACCCTCAATCCGGTGAACTATCCTCGCCCACAGACATTGGCATTCCTAGATAAAATTCATGCACAAGGCATGAAATACGTTGTCATTGTAGATCCTGGAATTGGTGTTAACAAAAGTTATGGAGTCTACCAAAGAGGTATAGCCAATGATGTGTTCATCAAGTATAAGGGCAAGCCATTTGTGGCCCAAGTATGGCCAGGAGCTGTTAATTTCCCTGACTTCCTTAACCCAAAGACTGTTCAATGGTGGGTTGATGAAATTCATCGATTCCATGAACTTTTACCGGTTGATGGGCTTTGGCTTGACATGAATGAAGTTTCCAACTTCTGTAATGGTTTGTGCACACTACCCGAGGGTAGGATTTGCCCTAATGGAACTGGACCCGGTTGGATCTGCTGCCTAGACTGTAAGAATGTAACACAAACCAAATGGGATGATCCACCTTACAAGATCAATGCTTCTGGAATAGAGGCACCTATAGGATACAAAACCATTGCTACAAGTGCAGAACACATCAATGGAATTTTGGAGTATGATGCCCACAGCATTTATGGTTTCACCGAGACTGTTGCCACTCACAAAGGCCTTCAAGCACTTGAGGGCAAGCGGCCATTTATATTATCCCGCTCTACATATGTTGGTTCTGGCCACTATGCTGCTCACTGGACAGGGGATAACAAGGCAACTTGGGAAGATTTGAAGtattcaatttccacaatgCTGGATTTTGGATTATTTGGTGTGCCTATGGTCGGGTCAGATATATGTGGATTCTATCCAGCACCTACAGAAGAGCTGTGCAACCGCTGGATTGAACTAGGTGCTTTCTATCCTTTTTCAAGAGATCATGCTAACTACTATTCTCCTCGACAGGAGCTCTATCAGTGGGCTTCAGTTGCTGAATCTGGACGTAATGCTTTGGGTATGAGATATAAGCTACTTCCATATATTTACACTTTGAACTATGAAGCACATACGACTGGGGCACCAATTGCTAGACCACTATTCTTCTCTTTCCCAACTATAACTGAACTATATGGATTGAGCACTCAGTTCTTGCTAGGAAGCAGTGTCATGATCTCTCCAGTGCTGGAAGCGGGCAAAACTGAGGTCACAGCTATTTTTCCTCCGGGCACTTGGTACAATCTGTTCGATATGACACAGGCCATTGTTGCAAAGGAGCCAAAGTCCTTGACACTCGATGCACCTTTGCATGTGATCAACGTGCATTTGTATCAGAATACCATAATTCCTATGCAGCGTGGTGGAGTGAGAACTAAAGAAGCACGAGCAACCCCATTCAACCTTATAGTTGCATTCCCATTGGGGGCTTCCAGTGCACAAGCCAAAGGAATCCTCTTCCTTGACGAGGATGAGCTCCCTGAAATGAAGCTTGGAAATGGCTACTCAACATTTGTAAATTTCTATGCAACAGCGGGCAATGGAACCACTAAGGTATGGTCAGATGTTCAGGAAAGCAAGTATGCATTGAGTAAAGGGTGGATCATAGAGAAAGTAACTGTATTAGGGTTGAATGCAATTGGGGGGCAGTTCAAAATTGAAGTTGATGGAACCCCAGTTGCAGATACTTCCAAGGTGAAGTTTAGCACAACGGGACATACATATCCTCAGGCACAGGAAAGCGAAGGAGGTAAGAACATGCTGCTTGAGATTAATGGATTGGAGTTGGCTGTAGGTAAAAACTTTGCCATGTCATGGCATATGGGCATCACTGCTTAG